Proteins encoded within one genomic window of Desulfoplanes formicivorans:
- a CDS encoding aspartate/glutamate racemase family protein — protein sequence MEKIGLIGGLSWRSTVEYYSRINTQVNLHYGDNTNPPLRIININQREMHDLQRNNDWDTIAKIIISASKELQAVGVECLAICASTPHKVVDQVQDVVTIPILHIADAVGSFLRERKIDFVGLLGSRFTMSEDFIKLRLFTKNKIKTIVPNLDAQNEIQKRLYEELSIGVFNSQTRQFFVKEIENMAIQGAQAVILGCTEFPILLEKEHCSIPLIDSIDIHCDAIVKYILG from the coding sequence ATGGAAAAAATTGGACTTATCGGTGGGTTATCATGGCGTTCAACTGTAGAATATTATAGTAGAATAAATACACAGGTAAACTTACATTATGGTGACAATACAAATCCTCCTCTTAGAATAATAAATATAAATCAAAGGGAAATGCACGATTTGCAGCGCAATAATGACTGGGATACTATAGCAAAAATAATTATTAGTGCATCCAAAGAACTTCAAGCGGTTGGGGTGGAATGTTTAGCGATATGCGCAAGCACTCCTCACAAGGTAGTCGACCAAGTACAAGACGTTGTTACTATTCCTATTCTACACATTGCTGATGCAGTTGGCTCTTTTCTCCGGGAAAGGAAAATAGATTTTGTTGGGCTACTTGGGTCTCGATTTACAATGTCAGAAGATTTTATCAAGCTAAGGTTATTTACGAAAAATAAAATCAAAACAATTGTTCCAAATTTAGACGCTCAAAATGAAATTCAAAAAAGACTCTATGAAGAACTCTCAATCGGAGTGTTTAATAGTCAGACTAGACAGTTTTTTGTAAAGGAAATTGAGAATATGGCAATTCAAGGAGCTCAAGCTGTAATTCTTGGATGTACTGAATTTCCAATTCTTCTTGAGAAGGAACATTGTTCTATACCACTAATTGATTCAATAGACATTCACTGTGATGCTATCGTAAAGTATATTCTTGGTTGA
- a CDS encoding GFA family protein, with the protein MSIKPGSCLCGEVTFEIDGEFDNFYLCHCSRCRKDTGSAHGANLFSSSAKLKWLSGENKITNFTLPATQHKKSFCSICGSALPNIQMGGKLLVVPAGSLDCDITITPTAHIFISSRANWDKDLHKFNMIETLPL; encoded by the coding sequence GTGAGTATAAAGCCAGGATCATGCCTTTGTGGTGAAGTCACTTTCGAAATAGACGGTGAATTTGATAATTTCTACCTTTGTCACTGTAGCCGGTGCCGAAAAGATACTGGCTCAGCTCATGGAGCCAATCTTTTTTCTTCTTCTGCAAAGTTGAAATGGTTATCAGGGGAAAATAAAATCACAAATTTTACCTTGCCTGCGACTCAACACAAAAAATCCTTTTGCTCAATTTGTGGATCTGCCCTTCCAAATATTCAAATGGGAGGTAAACTTTTGGTGGTCCCTGCTGGAAGCCTTGATTGTGATATCACGATCACCCCAACAGCTCATATTTTTATTTCCAGCAGAGCAAATTGGGACAAAGATCTTCATAAATTCAATATGATAGAGACTTTGCCGTTATAA